The genomic segment GAAAAATTTCAAAAACTATTTTTATGGATATTGCCAATAAAAATGGATATGAAATTACTCTTGATAAAAATATTTTTTCTGAATTTTTTAAAAAAGTAACAATTAAAGAAAATGAAAAATTTATTTTAGATGTTTCAGCAGTTAGTATTAGGAATAATACATTTTTAAATTTTTTAAAAGATTTTATAGAAAAAAATAATATAGATCCAAAAAATATAATTTTTGAATTTAATGAACATGAAATTTATACTCATATTAAAAGATTTGATGAAATTATAAAAATGTATAAAAAATTAGGTTTTAGTTTTGCTATCAGTCATTTTGGAGGTAAAAATAGCTTTTTTACATATTTTTTAAATTTAAAAATTGATTACATAATTTATGACATTTCTATAAGTAAAAATTATGAAAAAGAAAAGATAAAAAATGTATTTTTAAAATTTAATGAAATTTGTAAAGAATTAGGTATAAAAAGTATTATAAAGTTTGTAGAAAAAGCTGAAGTTTTAGAATTTGCTAAAGAAAATAAGGTTGATTTTATTCAAGGCTTTTTTATAGAAAAACCAAAAGAAGTTTAAAAAATTTAAGGAAAAAAATGCAATACGGTGAAGAAATTATAAAAGAATTTGATGTTGAAAGAGATTTAGAAGTTTGGGAAAACAAAAACGAAAGAGAGTTTGTTATAAGGATAACTCTACCTGAGTTTTGTTGTCTTTGTCCTCGTTCAGGATATCCTGATTTTGCTACTATTTATGTTGATTATATTCCAGATAAATTAGTAGTAGAGTTAAAAGCTATAAAGCTTTATATAAATAGCTTTATGAGTAGAAAAATTAGCCATGAAGATAGTATAAATGAGATATATTCTGCGATAGAGAAAAAAATTCAACCAAAATGGATGAAAATAGTAGGTGATTTTAATCCTCGTGGAAATGTTCATACTGTTGTTGAAATATGTTCTGAAAGCTTTATAAAAGAGAAAAAAGTTGAAGCTGAAACCAGACAAGACAATAGAAGTGCCGGTGCTAGACGCATAAATGAGCGTGAAAATGATAGAAAAAGAGATTTTGCTCCTAGACGTAGTAATGATAGAAGAGATTCTTTTAGAGGAAATGATAGGGATAGAGGCGATAGAGGAAATTTTAGGGGTGGTGATAGAGATAGAGGAAATTTTAGAGGAAATGATAGGGATAGAGGCGATAGAGGAAACAACTCTAGAGGCGACAACAGAGGTGGCTCAAGAGATGGCTATAGAAAGATACAATACGAAAATGATAAACAACCAAATATAGTTAAAAAAGATTAAAAAAATGGTAAGTGCGAAACTGATAGAACATATACTAAAAGCGGCTTCCATTTCAAGATGGAATGACTATCCAAAAATGACAAATTTAGTTGAGCTTGATAAACAAGCTCATAAGTTTATCATCGCTTATTTTATTGCAAAATTAGAAAATGATGTTGATATAAATTATATTATTGAAGCTGGAATTTTTGAGTTTTTAAGCCGTGTTGTTGTTACTGATATTCGCCCTGATGTTTTTCACTATATACAAAAAAATAAAAAAGAAGAAGTTAACGACTGGGTTATAAATAAGCTAGAAAATATCGTTAGTGATATTGATGATGGTAGATTTTTTGAAAAGTTAAAAAAATATCTTTTAAGTAGCGAAAAAGACCACACAAAAGAGCGTCTTATATTAAGAGCTGCTAGCTATCTTGCTACAAGGTGGGAGTTTAGCATAGTCTATCAAACTAGCCAATTTTTAAGCGACATAGATGAAGTAAAACGCAAAGTTGAAGAAGAGCTTGAAGACTATTATGAACTAATAGGCGTTAGAAAAATAGCTATGAATCAAAAATTAGCTAGATTAGTTGATCTAAGTGGAAGACTTAGATTTCAAAAAAGATGGGCTCAAACACCTAGGATACCAGAAACAGCTGTTTTAGGGCATATGCTAGTTGTTGCTATACTTAGCTATTTTTATTCTATAAAAGTTAAAGCTTGCGATAAAAGGCTTGAAAATAACTTCTTTTGTGCTTTATTCCATGATTTGCCAGAAAGTTTAACTAGAGATATCATAAGCCCTGTCAAATACGGTATTCAAGGTTTAAATGAGATAATAAGTGATTATGAAATGAGACTTATAGATGAGCAAATTTTACCATTTGTTCCAAATTTCTATAAAGATGAATTTTCATATATTTTAGGTATTAGAAAAGAAAATGGAAAATTTATAAAAGATGAGTTTGAAAATAGAATTTTTGACAATTTCATAACACTTACACAAGGAACTATGGAAAATTATAACGAAGATAAATACAATGCAATAGATGGCAAAGCTTTGAAATATTGTGATAAATTAGCAGCTTATATAGAGGCTGGTATATCTATAAGTTATGGTGTAAAGTCAAAAGAATTAATTGATGGATTTGAAAAAATGCAGAAATTTTTTAATGAAAAGCCAAAAATAGATGGAGTTGATTTTCTAAGTGTATGTGATGACTTTGATAAGCATTTTTCTTTAAAAGACCCCTTCTCAGATAACTGCGGCACACACTAAATATAAGTGCTCTGCTGTGTTCCCACCCTGAAGCGGTGCCTATAAATAGCATTGCACAGGTCTAAGAAGGAGCGAACTTGGATTTTACTAAAATGTTACTTAAAATATAGTAAAATTTTAGTAATCCTTAAAATAAAAAATATTATTTAGCTGATATATATTTTACTATCTCATCATCGTTAAGGTCAGCAACATCTTCTGTTTTTTCTATATCTATACGATTTAAAGTACTATATACACCTTGAGATTTAAATAGTTTTTTATTGCAATTATCCACAGATGATTTTAATTTTTCTGTATATTTATCTACTTCTTGAACCAACTCATTAAACGCTTCTTCAGCCAAAATACCCCTTGATTTTGCATCTTCTATCACTCTAAGAGTCTTTCCTAGTGTCTTAATACTATTAAACACAGACCAAAAATCAATCGCAATATTTACTATCATTCTTATATGAGTAGGCTCTACTATCTCGATATTTTTCTCATTAGCAAAGCCCAAAATATCGGGTTGCATATAGCTTAAATAAGAGTATATCTCATAAGGCACACACATAAACAAAGTAGGGTATATATCGCCACTTCCCGAGTTATACCCTTTTTTTCCAAAGCCCAAAACCGTATTTTTCATAGTAGTAGCAAATTCAGACTTAGCTTGTTTTATCTTTTCTTCGTTTGATTGTGGATTTGTTATGATAGCTACCATTTTATTATAGTTTTCTATATTGTTTTTTGCATCTATTATTATAAATTTATTATTTGGAAGCACTATCTTAAAGTCAGGTCTTAAAGCACCATCTACTTTTTGAGCAAAATAAGTGATATCCTTAACCATACCACCATTTATAAGCATTTGTTCTATTGTCTTTTCAAAATACTCCCCAGCAAAGCGATTTGCCTTATAATCACGCTCATTGCTTCTATCATACATTGCTTTGACTTTATTGCTTACATCATTCATTTGCTCGTTAAGTGTGATTTTAAGCCTATCGTATTCGTTAGATAAAGCATTATTTTTTTCATTTAGTTCGTTATTTGTTTGGATTAGATTTTTCTTGTCGTTTTCTAGCGATGAAACTACCATATTTATAGCATCTATCTTATTTATATTATCTCTTTTTTCTATCTCAAAACTACGATTTAAATCATCTAATTTTTTATTTTCTAAAGCTATCTTATCAAGTTCTTTTGTTATAAACTCAAGTTTTGTTTCTAACTCAGTTTTTTTACCTATCAAATCACGATTTTTTATCTCAAATTCGCCTATTTTTAGGGTTAGATCCCTTATCTTTTCATCATCTAAACTTTTTATAGCTAAAATTTTTGCATTTTCGCTATTTAGCCTCATTATCTCAGTACTAAACTGTCTATTTTGTTCATCAAATCCATTTTTGACATTTTTTAAAATCTCAATCTCTTTTTGCCTAGTTCTAACATCTTCTTCTAAATTTAGAATATGATTTTTCAATTGTTCTTTTTTATCTTTAAAAATCTCATTATTTGCACTTATAGTATTTTCTAGTTCAAAAATTTTTGATGTGTATTGCTTTTTTAGATGTTTAATTTTTATTAAATTAAAAAATAAACATAAAACTATACTACCAAGACCAGAAATTAAACCTATTAATATATATTCATTCATTACTTTTAATACCTAAATATTAGAAAAATAATTTATATTATTTAATCATATTATTTTTCTAATTCAACTTTTTATATTGTTAATATCTCTTATATTAATTTTATTATATAATATTTTGATAAATTTAATAAGTTGAATATTTTTTTAAAATTATCTTTTCTGATTTATTTTTTATTGGAGATGTTATATATGGAAGATTTTCTTGATAAATTTGAAATTAAAATCGGAGATTTTATTTTAATTACAGGAAATCTAATTAAATTTATTAAAAAAGCTAAAAAAATAGACAAAGAATTTAATTTAAATTTATTAAGCTTTAATACCCTGAAATAGGGCTTTAAACACATTAAAAGAAGTGAAAATTATTCTATTTTTATTAAATTTTATCGATATTATAGCATGGTTTTCTAAAAATATGACTAAAAATAAATTTTAAATGACAATATCATTTAAAAAAACAGCCCTTTGCTTGACTTCTTTTGGCAAATATTTTGCATATGAGCGATAAGTTTCATTCAAATCCTTATGACCCATCATTTTGCAACCAACCCACATCGGCTCCTCACCACGACTTAACATAACGGATGCAAATGAATGCCTAGTGTCGTAAAGTCTGCGTATATTATAGCCAAGTTTTTCTTGCAAATCATTAAATTTAATCCTTATCATTGAACGAGAACGCCTAAAAATTCTTTTATTTTTATCACTTGCATCTAGCTTTATAAGCTCTTTATGAACGATGCTAAGCATATCAATCGTGCGATTGCTTGTTTTGGTTTTTGGAGAATCCACAATACCAACATCAGAAAGTGTTTTATTAATGCGAATTTGTCTATTTTCAAAATCTAAATCACCAAAAGTAAGAGCGAAAATCTCGCCAGTTCTAGCACCTGTAAAAAAAGCAACTATCAAAAATAAGCGTAGTTCTTCATCGTTCGCATTTTTTATAAGTTCCAAAATTTCTTCAAGGCTAAAAGGTGTAAATTTTTCATCGTTCACATTATCATATTGTTGTTTGAATCTTGGCATGTAAAACGGGTTTTTTGAGATTAAATCATTATTTACAGCATAGCGAAATAACATTTTTAAAAAGGAGCAATAGCCACTAATAGAACTATCTTTTAAGCCTTTATCCTTAAAAAATTGAACAAATTCAACACTATGATGCCTTTTAAAATCAGGTAAATAATGGATGCCTTTATATTCTAAAAAATCACTAACAGCATTACTCATAACACCATAAAGCTTAATAGTTTTGTCTTTTAAAAAAGATTTTTCTTGAAGCAAATTATTAATCACACTATCAAAACTAAACTCGCTACTATTTTTTATAGGCTTTAATTCATTTTCTGTTTTTCTTAGTTGACGATCGACTTGGGAATTCTCAAGCTCATAATAATCACGCCTAGCTTTTTCAAGTTCAGCCTTAGAACCTATAAACCTATCATAATTTTTACGTATAAAATCAAATGCAAGAGCAGACTTTTTAATACCAGTAGAGCGACGAATTCTCTCACCATCTTTTTGATGGTCAACATAAAACCTGCCTTTTTGAATATAAATATTTCTATTTTTTGGTAAATTTTTCATAAGTAGATTTTAGCAAAAAAATCTCAATAAGTAAATTTAACATATAAGCATTATTCCCTTAATATAAATAAATATTTTATTATAATATTAAATTAATAGTATAATTTAAGATTTAAAAATAATATAAAATAATATTTCAAAGCTTAAAGTCCATAATAAAGGGATTAATATATTAAAAATAGCTTAAAAATAATCTAAATTTATACTAAGAATTACAAAATGTTCCGATAAAACGATTTTTTAAATTAAGGTTCAAGTCTAAAAATAAGAACACAACATAGCATTTAAAGGTTTTTAAAGGATTAAGCAAAAATTAGAATAAAAGTTTAAGTTTTTACAAAATGTTCCAGCCCTTACTATATATAAAAAATACAAATTTAAAAAGGGAAAAGAAATTAAATATTGGAGAGTTTAGAAATTTAGAATTTTTAAATTTTATTTAAATTTGACAAAACTTAAAAAAATATTAAATTATAGTTTTAGTATAGATTTTTTTATTTTTTTGCTTTCTAAGAAAAAATTTATTTTAATTATTAATGACAAAGGAATTTTTTAAAATTTGAATGATTAAAATATTTTTTTAATGTTTTAATGATTGTTGGCAATTTTGATTAATTTTAAGGGGTGTTTTAGGGCTTAAAAATAAAAAGTAAGGAAAATATACGAAAAAAGTTTAATTTTAATTGTATAGCATTTAAAAGGCATTTGTGAGCATTTTTAAATTTTAGCCGTTTTTTTGTTTTTTGTGTGCCACTTTTTACAGCTATTTTAAATTTGATTAGAAGTAAAATACCTTAAAAGTGTTTGTCTAAAATTAACACTATGAATTAAATCAATAATAGGACTAAAAGATGATCGACAAACTAACACAAGAGCAACTTAATGAATGGAGCTATCTTCAAGAGCAAGAAGCATATGAATCATTAGAACAAAAAAATAATGAATCAGAATTGAAAGAAAACGAAAAGAAGAAAAAACAAGCACAGCAAAGCTTTAATTCTTCAAACGAACATTTAAGTAAAGATGCAAAACAAGCCATTAAAACATTAGAAAAAAAAGAAAAAATAGATAAGAAAATACAAGAAAAACAAGCAGAACTAAACGAATTTAAAAGCCCAAAACAAAAAAGAGAATTTTTAAAAAACAAGTTGGATAATATAGAAAATAATCAGAATTTAAAAGAGAGCTTGGAAATTTTAAAAGAAAAAGAAAAATTAGACGAGCAAATAAAAGCCAAAGAAAAAGAGATAAAAAATGAAAATTTAAAAGACAATACTAGCGAAACAGAAAAAGGGAAAGAAAACCAAGAAGAACAAGGCAAGAAGCAAAATCAAGGTAACTCAGCCGAACAAGATGACTGGGATAAAAGAGCTAAAGAACTTGAGCTACAACACGAAAAAGAGCTAGAAGCATTAAAAGAACAACAATCAAAGCTTGAAGCAAATTTTCAAAAGTCTATAGACAATTTAATGAACAGCGATGGGATAAATGGTGTAATTACGGCATTACAGGAAATGGATAGAAGTCTAGAAATGATGTTAAAACAAGGGAAAGAAGAAAGCGAAACTAAAGACAAACAACGTAAAGAAAAACTAGAAATGGCATTTGATAGTCCTAAATTTAAAGAAGCTGTAGGGGATTTGGTAAAAGAAGTATATAAAGAACAAAAAAAGGTTAAAAATGGTTTAACAACTATGGAAAATGAGCAAATAAATTATACTAAACTACAAAGTACATATGAAAAAGAAACCAAAAAAGGATTAGATGTTAAAGGATATGAAAAATTAAAAACAATGATAAGCAACATAGAGAAAGAAACTCCAAATTTCAAAGAAAATTATCCTAAATTTTATAAAAAAATAAATGATACTTTAAAACAAACAAAAAATAAAATTTTAAACAAAAGTACAAAAGAAGCAAAAAAAGAGCAATCAAAAGGGAAAGAAAGATAAATGCAACAAAATAACGAAGAAATAACTCCATATAGTAATAAAACACCTAAAGAAAAACTGGAATACATAAAAGAAATTTTAGACAACAGTAATAAACAAACTCAAGAAGAAAAATATATTGACTTAAATCAAGCTTTGGCTGTTGCAAGCGAATCTTATGATCGCAATAAAGCTTATGAACATATGTTTAACAATGTTAAAATAATTGATATGCCAGAACAAGAACAAAATAAAATATTTCAAGAAGAAAATCCAAAATTATACAAAGAATTAAAAAATGAATTTAAACTTATGCAAAATGAAAGTAATCTTCAAAAGAAAACATTAAATGCAGATATAAAAACTATAATTAAATCTTATCACGAATTTAAAATAGGAAAAAATATAAACAAAATTAGATTTAAAACACATTATCCAAAATCTTTTGAAAAAATGCAAAAGACAAATGATAAAGATTTAATGCTTAGCAATAACTTTAAAGGAAGATAAGGGATATCAAATGAAAAAAACATTAATAGCACTAAGTATTGCTACTTCACTATATTTGAATAATTTAAATGCTGGCGGAATTCCAACGATAGATGTTGCTGCGATTGCACAAGCTGTAGTTGGATATACTCAAACTTTAAAAGATTATGCGGAACAAATTAAACAATATGAGCAAATGGTTCAAGACACATTAAACTTTGAAAAACAAATGAAAGAATTAGGTGTTGATATGAATGATGTTAATCAAATACTAGGAGATGTAACACAGATGATCAATTCAATGAAAGACATCTATAGTAGCGTTAAAAATATTCCAGAAGATATTATGGGCGACGTGGCAAGAGTTAAAATGGCTTGTTCGTTTTTAGAAACAAATAGTCAATTTTTTGGAATATCGGTTAAGACTTCAAGCAATAAACTAACAAGCAAAATAAATCAATGCACATCAGCACTAAGGAATGGAGTAAATTTAAGCAAAAGTATAGAAGAAATAACCGCCAAGATGAATGCATCCATTGATCCAATAGAAAGAGCAAACTATAAAGCTCAGATTGCAAATATTAAAAATGCGGAAAAATTTTTACAAGCAAGAGAGAATGCAACAAAGACTGATGCATTATTGGCATTTGAAGATGTATTTCACAAAGGAGATAAAACAAATTCATACTCAAAAGCAAAAATGAATGACGATTTAAATAAATTCGCAAAACAACTAAGTAAGGCAAACAATCAAAAACAAGCCCAAGCACTTACAAACTCATTACTGCTTAAAATTTTAGAAAATTTACAACATCAATATGAGCTAAACATTAATTATGCAAGTACAATGGCATCAAGTAGACAGTTATATAATAACAGTAATAAAAATTTAACTGAAGAGAGTTTTAATAAAAGTGTAGTCGAATATAAACGCAATGATGATATATTTGAACCCGAAACAAAACAGCTACCAAAAGATGAACTAGGACTTCCAAAATTTATATTTAAAAGGAGTAATTAAAATGAATAAAGTTGATTTATGTGGATATCTAGGAAGAGATTTTGAATTAAGATATAGTAACGCAGGAAATGTAATAGCAAGTAATTCATTGGCAATAACCAAAAAATGGACAGATAGTAATGGAAACAGAGTAGAACATACAGATTGGATACCTATTAAACTATTTGGCAAAACGGCAGAAGTAGTAAATCAATACTTCAAACAAGGCTCTCAATTTTTATGCTCAGGGGAATTAGCAACAGACGAATATATAGATAATAACGGAAATACGAGATATATTTGGGAAGTTAGAGTTAAAGAATTTTATTGGCTAAATCAAAAAGGGAATAAAAAAGACGTTTGCGATCCAAACAAAACCGAAAATATGCTTTCTTCAAATTTAGAGCCAATCGAGAGCATAATACACGAAGAAGAAATGCAAAATTTAGCAAAGGATTAGAAATGAAAAAACTAGTTTTGGCAATAACTATAGCTTTATCTTTAGCAAATAGCATAAACGCAGGGGATATACTAACTGGCGACACAAAACTTGCTTGTGAAGCTATTTTGTGTTTAAGTAGCGGAACGCGACCAAGCGAATGTAGTTCATCAATAAAAAGATATTTTTCTATTCATAAGAAAAAATGGAAAGACACTATTAATGCAAGAAGAAACTTTTTAAGACTTTGTCCTGTTGGCTCATCTGCAGTCGACGATAAAGTATTTGCGGATTTAAGAGATAATGTTTTGCCTAATTTGAATGCCGATCAGTGTACTGCAAAATGGCTAAATAATAATCCTGATACAGAATGTATAAAAAAGAGTTGTGGCAAACACCGTTGTCGTTGTGTTGAGTATAAATATAGACCAAAAACATCACTTCCAGCATTTTGTAATGCTCTTTATAATCATAAATACACAAATGTTAAGCCAAAAAATGTATGTAAAAATACTAGATGGTATTCTAGTATAGAATGGTCTAGTGGAAAGGCTTATACAAATATTTCAAAAGATGAATACAATAATTTAAAAGCAAAAGGCTTTAAAAATTTAATAGTTAACACAAGTAGTAGTAAATTTTGCAAAAGATCAAACTCAGAGTTTTGCAAAACTTATTATAAAGTAGAAGATATTAAAAAAGATTGTTGGGTAAATAAGGATTAAAATCGTGATGGAAGTAAAAAAAGAAAATTTAGTAGAACTTCCATTGGATGAAATTTTAAAAAATAACGGTTACTACGAGAAGAGAAATAAGAGTAGCAGAAACTATAAGACTCTTACAAACGATCAAGATGATACAATAGTTATATCACGCCAAACCAATGGGCATTATTTGTATTTTAATCCAAGCGACAATGACGATAGGGGAAATATTTATAATTTTGCAAAGAATCGCGGTGTAGAAATAAGAGAACTAATAAACAGCGACAGAATAAATATAAACGAATTAAAAAGCAATATAAAACCGATAGAAACAACAAATCAAAGCAATAAAAAAGTAATAGAAGACTTTAAAAAATTACCTACTATTGCAAACAATTCATTTTTAGTAGCCAAAAGGAAAATTGATCTCCAAATTTTAAATAGTTTTAGTATGTTAAAACAAGATGAAAAATATGCAAATGCCATAGTACCAAGTTACACTTATAAAAGCTTTCGCAATAGAGAGAAAGAAATTGGATTTTTAATCCAAACAGGAAGTGTTAGTTACCTTTCAAGACCTCTTAGCAAAGATAGGCAAGGAAATCCTTATGATAAGCCAATTAAACAGCTGTGTAACGGAAACAAAGGATTGGAAATTTTAAAAGGGGACGACTCACAAAAAAATTTAAAAAACTTTAAATATATTGTAATTTGCGAGAGTGCAATAGATGCTTTGTCATATTGTGAACTAAAAAAGTTAAATTTAAAAGAAACTATTTTATGCTCAACAAATGGGCAAATATCAAGTAGTCAAAAAGAAGTATTTAGTTATCTAAATGAAAAAGCTACAAATGCAAATATAATACTAGCATTTGATAACGATAAAAAGGGGATAGAATTTAATGGCATAGTAAAAGAGATAATCCCACGAGCAGTAACAGATAAAGCCATTTTAAAAGACTTTAATGATGATTTGGTTGTAGGGAAAATACTTGGACTAAAAGCTGATGAAATTAGCAAAGAGAGTATCACAAAGCCATTAAACGAATTTAACAAAAAAGTGGAATATTTATCAAAGAAATATGATTTTTTAGAACCACAGGCGAAAAACAATAAAGTAAAGGAATTATTTGGATGTAATATGTCTAAATTTAAAGAAATAGAGCCAAAAGTGCGATATTTAGCAGGAATGAGAGAGTGTTATAAGAGGCTAGATATCGTCTGTAAAAAAATAGAAAAAGATTATTTAAAACAGAGATAAAGGGAAAGAAAATAAGTGTTTTTACACTTTAAGGCTTATATAAGCTTATATAATATAGCTAAAAAGCCGATAAAATCGCTATTTAATAGCATTTTACGAATTGCAACTTTTTACAAAATGTCCCGATAAAGCGAAAAGGAAATTGAAATATGGATAGACGTTATAATAAATTTGAAAGAGCATACGAAACAATGATAGAGTTATCAAAAACTCCTCTTCCCTTTGAACAAATAAGCAATATAAATGACAAAGAGATTGTATTTTTAAAAAAAACAATAGAAATGATGGTAAATTATCTTGACTCGTTAGGCTTTGAAATTAAAGGTTTAAGCAAGGAAGTCCTAGCATTTATCGACGAAGAGATAGAGCAAAGAAAGCAAACAAAACTATATTTAACCCATTTTTAACGCATATCCTTCATTAAAACAGGTGTTTTTTACACTTTAAGGCTTGTATAAGCTTACAAAATATAGCTAAAAAACCGATAAAATCGCTATTTGATAGCATTTTATGAATTACAACTTTTTACAAAATGTTCCGATAAAGTAGAATAAAAAACAAATAACAAAAAAAGAAAGAGTAATGAATTGTTATAGCATATTCAAAATAGTCTCTTTTTTGTAAAATAAATAATACATAATAAAAAAAGAGATTATATTTTAAATAACACTTTATAACTTATAAATAACTTTATAATAACTAATTATTTAACACTTTATAACTTTAATATAACTAATATTTTACTATATATTTAACACAATATAATCATATTTTAACACACTTTAAGAAAATAGTGATATAATTATAAGAACATATTTATTCTAAATTATGTATAATTTTGGAAAATTCAAGGAGAAGATCATGCAAAGGTTTAAAACTTTAGTAGCTATTGCTACAACAGGGGTTATAATATCAGGATGCAGTGAATTAAAGTTACCCGAACTACCAAAGATGCAAAGTAGCAAACAAACAAGCGATATTAATAGTATATCCTCAAAAAAACCTTATCAATTAACAGAAGTAGAATGTAAAAGACTATTAAAAATGGAGAAAGAAGCAAAAGAAACAAAAAAGATAGCCGATGAAGAAACGAGAGTTAAAGGGCAAAGAAATGTTCAAGGCAATATTTATCTTGATGCAGCAAACAAAATGGCAAAACTCAATAAAATATATTATTTAACTGAAAAGTTGAAATATTGCAAAGAATTAGGTAAAGAGACAGTCAATATCGACATAGATAAAATAATGGAAATAAATCGATAAATTGGAAAAAGATAGACAGAACATAGTTTTAAAATCATTTGATAAAGATTGCAACAAAAAGAGTAAAAAATGATAGTTTCAAAACAAGCATATGAGATACCAACATCTAAAAACTATATTTTGACAAAAGATGCTATATTGGAGTATTTATCAGAACTAAAGTCAAACCTTAAAAATGATGGCATTAAAAAAATAGGCTTATTTGGAAGTTATGCCAAAGGTTATGCTGATGAAAATTCAGATATTGATATAGTTGTTTTAGCGGATAAAAAAGAGTTTTTAGAGAGACTAGATGTGTATAATGCACTTGAGTATTTGGATAATTTAAGAAAGCAAATTTCAAATAAATTTCACAAATCTGTAGATATTTGTGATTTTTACTCAGAACAAAAAATGGAAGATAATAAAATAGTAAAAGGGGCAATTTATGTCTAAGCACATCAGAAGATTGGAAATAGCGGTTGAAAAAATAGAAGAAATAGAAAAAATTTGTAGTTTAAAAGGGGTTAAAAAAGCTTTAGAAGATGAGTCAATTTTAAAACCTGCCATAATGAAACACTTTGATGTAATTCATCAACAATTTGAAAAGTTAGAAAAAGATCAAGAATATAAAATTTTAAGTAAATTTGACAAAGACGAACTAAAAGGATTAAGGCGTGTTAGAAACTGGTCTTCACATGATTACGATAATATACAAAATGAAATTATAGAGCAAACAATACATACAAAACTACCAAAACTTAAAGGAAATATACAAGAAGTTTTAAAAGAGACAAAAAAAGAACTATGTAAAAATTTAGAAAAAAATGTTGATTATTTTACCAAAAAAAAAGATATTTTAATACCACAAGCAAAAACAGAACTTATAAGAAGCATTGAAAAAGAGTATGAAAAATTACAAGAGCATAAAATTGAACTAGAGAAGCCATATAGTGATAAGATAAAAAATATAATTAAAGAAAATTCAAAAGAAAATCAAAAATAAATTATG from the Campylobacter pinnipediorum subsp. pinnipediorum genome contains:
- the queF gene encoding preQ(1) synthase; this translates as MQYGEEIIKEFDVERDLEVWENKNEREFVIRITLPEFCCLCPRSGYPDFATIYVDYIPDKLVVELKAIKLYINSFMSRKISHEDSINEIYSAIEKKIQPKWMKIVGDFNPRGNVHTVVEICSESFIKEKKVEAETRQDNRSAGARRINERENDRKRDFAPRRSNDRRDSFRGNDRDRGDRGNFRGGDRDRGNFRGNDRDRGDRGNNSRGDNRGGSRDGYRKIQYENDKQPNIVKKD
- the rmuC gene encoding DNA recombination protein RmuC; amino-acid sequence: MNEYILIGLISGLGSIVLCLFFNLIKIKHLKKQYTSKIFELENTISANNEIFKDKKEQLKNHILNLEEDVRTRQKEIEILKNVKNGFDEQNRQFSTEIMRLNSENAKILAIKSLDDEKIRDLTLKIGEFEIKNRDLIGKKTELETKLEFITKELDKIALENKKLDDLNRSFEIEKRDNINKIDAINMVVSSLENDKKNLIQTNNELNEKNNALSNEYDRLKITLNEQMNDVSNKVKAMYDRSNERDYKANRFAGEYFEKTIEQMLINGGMVKDITYFAQKVDGALRPDFKIVLPNNKFIIIDAKNNIENYNKMVAIITNPQSNEEKIKQAKSEFATTMKNTVLGFGKKGYNSGSGDIYPTLFMCVPYEIYSYLSYMQPDILGFANEKNIEIVEPTHIRMIVNIAIDFWSVFNSIKTLGKTLRVIEDAKSRGILAEEAFNELVQEVDKYTEKLKSSVDNCNKKLFKSQGVYSTLNRIDIEKTEDVADLNDDEIVKYISAK
- a CDS encoding tyrosine-type recombinase/integrase, which encodes MKNLPKNRNIYIQKGRFYVDHQKDGERIRRSTGIKKSALAFDFIRKNYDRFIGSKAELEKARRDYYELENSQVDRQLRKTENELKPIKNSSEFSFDSVINNLLQEKSFLKDKTIKLYGVMSNAVSDFLEYKGIHYLPDFKRHHSVEFVQFFKDKGLKDSSISGYCSFLKMLFRYAVNNDLISKNPFYMPRFKQQYDNVNDEKFTPFSLEEILELIKNANDEELRLFLIVAFFTGARTGEIFALTFGDLDFENRQIRINKTLSDVGIVDSPKTKTSNRTIDMLSIVHKELIKLDASDKNKRIFRRSRSMIRIKFNDLQEKLGYNIRRLYDTRHSFASVMLSRGEEPMWVGCKMMGHKDLNETYRSYAKYLPKEVKQRAVFLNDIVI
- a CDS encoding single-stranded DNA-binding protein, which gives rise to MNKVDLCGYLGRDFELRYSNAGNVIASNSLAITKKWTDSNGNRVEHTDWIPIKLFGKTAEVVNQYFKQGSQFLCSGELATDEYIDNNGNTRYIWEVRVKEFYWLNQKGNKKDVCDPNKTENMLSSNLEPIESIIHEEEMQNLAKD
- a CDS encoding TrbM/KikA/MpfK family conjugal transfer protein; its protein translation is MKKLVLAITIALSLANSINAGDILTGDTKLACEAILCLSSGTRPSECSSSIKRYFSIHKKKWKDTINARRNFLRLCPVGSSAVDDKVFADLRDNVLPNLNADQCTAKWLNNNPDTECIKKSCGKHRCRCVEYKYRPKTSLPAFCNALYNHKYTNVKPKNVCKNTRWYSSIEWSSGKAYTNISKDEYNNLKAKGFKNLIVNTSSSKFCKRSNSEFCKTYYKVEDIKKDCWVNKD
- a CDS encoding toprim domain-containing protein — translated: MEVKKENLVELPLDEILKNNGYYEKRNKSSRNYKTLTNDQDDTIVISRQTNGHYLYFNPSDNDDRGNIYNFAKNRGVEIRELINSDRININELKSNIKPIETTNQSNKKVIEDFKKLPTIANNSFLVAKRKIDLQILNSFSMLKQDEKYANAIVPSYTYKSFRNREKEIGFLIQTGSVSYLSRPLSKDRQGNPYDKPIKQLCNGNKGLEILKGDDSQKNLKNFKYIVICESAIDALSYCELKKLNLKETILCSTNGQISSSQKEVFSYLNEKATNANIILAFDNDKKGIEFNGIVKEIIPRAVTDKAILKDFNDDLVVGKILGLKADEISKESITKPLNEFNKKVEYLSKKYDFLEPQAKNNKVKELFGCNMSKFKEIEPKVRYLAGMRECYKRLDIVCKKIEKDYLKQR